GACCCAGATGACGACGAAGTCGAGTCCGAGGACGACGAAGCAACTTCCGAAGATGAAGTGGAGCTTGATCGGGAAGAGACCATAGGGTCTGATAAGCGAGTTGATACCGTACAGGGTGAAGACGAGAACGCTGAGGAAATCGgcgacgacgaagaagaggaagaggatgatGAAGATCTCGACGATGAGCCTGGCCCTCTTGGTGATAACGACGAGGAGCTATCTTTGCCACTGCCCATCAATCTCAGTAGTCTTGGCTGCAGCGACGCGTGCCGATCGGAGTTCCAGAAGGGCATCGGCATCTACGATGAACAGATCAAAAGACTCGAGAGCAAGATCCATGAACTCAGTCTAGACAATCACACTTTGAGAGCGGATATAGCCAGGTTGGAGAAAAAGCGAAACAGCCAGAACAGACACGAGCCGACATGGCACAAGAAGCTGGACCTATACCTTACGAACCCCACCCGCCGAAAAGCACTGACTTATACTGACATTTACAAGCTGTGCTGCAAGGAGGAGAATATGAGCACGAAGACTGGCAATGTTCATCCCAACTTGCGACTGAGGGGTCCTACGAACAACGAACTTCAAGCCGATGCGCTCGAAGGTCTCGACACCCATTCAGTCAGTCAGGACGGGGAGTCTGAGGAGAGTCGTAATGGTCCTGAGGGACTCTTCGTGCAGGACGATGAGCACCCCGAGGATGTTCAAAGCTCGGAGGGCCAGCAACCACGGGCGGACCCTTATCTTAAGGGCTTTCCTTTTCATCGGCTGCCTGCTAAAGTACAGGCCAACATCATCAAATTCGTCTTCGTTGAAGAAAGCAAGCTTATTCATTGCATCACTCGTCTCGATAGATTCATGCCTCCAGAGCAACCCACGCAAACAAACGCGAACAGAAGTGGTCTCCCTCGTCGCTTCCACCTTTCCGGAACATCTTGCAATATCACCTACGGTATGAAACCGAGCACTCGCCTCGCTCTGCTCACAGTCTGCAAGCGTTGGTACTACTTTGGGATCCACGCTTTCTACGGTCTGAACACCTTCGCCTTCTCGAGCCTTGGAGAATTTGGCCGCTTCTGCACTGGCATCGGAGAAGCAAGAAGAGAAAGAATCCAGCATATCGAATTGCTATGGGTTGGCAGCCAGTATCTCACTCACAAGCCTGTCAAGGAAGGCAGAAAGGGAGCCCTCAAATATGTATCCAAAAGGACATGGGACGTTTCTTGGCTCTGCCAGCTGCCTCGTCTAAGAACTCTCATCATACATATCGACGAGAGTGGCCCGCAGTACACGCGTCGCCGTCACGAGCCCAAGGCCTACGCCGACTGGATGGCGTCTGTCACGGCTGGCCAGCCCAATTTCCGCATGACGAGATCCCTGCGAAATCTCCAGGGACTGCATTTCCTTCACGCACTTCGTGGAATGGAGCTCATCCAGTTCTACGACTACAACATATCCCGCCAGGAAGGTGGCCGGCATCTAATTCGTGATTGGTCATTCTTCATGGATATCGAGAATGTGACGGCCATGCCAAAGACTGACGATAAGGCAGAAGCCGCAAAGTTAGCCAATTTGATTCCGGTTCTTCCACGGTACGAGGCTTCTCAAGAGGATGTTGAGGCGATCAAGGGCCTCTATCACAAGAGTCAAGCCTTTGACGCAGTGTATGTGTCGCCGCCAGTTGTGGAAAGGGATGGAGAGGGTGATATCGAGATGGCAGACGCCGAAAGCCAGGAGCCGGTCCAGCAGCGTGCTACGGTGGCATCTCCAGGCGGATCACAAGCCAACGAAGGAAAAGGAGAACCAATTGGGAGAGATACATTGGGACGGTCAAGCTCTACCAATCAATCAAAGGGTCCACGTCCTGGGAAGGGAAAGAAGGTCGCCCGAGCTAGGAATACAACGCCCGATAGGGACCTAGACGGAACCGAATCCGAGGCTTCTGGCGAAGCAACCCCGAAAGCACCCACCCGCCGCGTTCGAGCGGATACTGAGTTGACCACTTCAACGCTTACGGAAGAAAGCGTCGCGAACGTCTATGACCGCGAATTATCACTGGCAGGGTCAAATGCCAGCAACCCGATCGACTTGGACAGCACAGAGCCACCAAAGATGAATATGCGCCTATGGCGCCTTCAACAAGAAGATAATTTCAACCGCGTCAAGCGCGAGCACTCCGACGTAATGTCAATTGGCCATGTGTCTGCAGCCGGGAGCGAAAGATCCTATGGCAGCGAAAACGGCCTCTTCGTGGGCGGCTCGTCGCCGTCAATGTCACACTATCGACAACGCCGTGAATCTACCGTGCTGACGGATACCTCGCGCAAGAGAGGATACGACGAGTTGGCAATGCGAGGCGCCATCGATCTGACGACAGAGTATGACGATGCCAGCTTCTACACCACGGGTTTCCCAAGCTCTTCTATGGCCACCTCCTCGCGCCGTAGCGGTAATGAAGGAATTTATGGATACAATCCCCCCGTCATACAACAGGAGACTGCTCACCCTAGGCTTTCCCGTCTTCACAGCGTCGGAAGCGTAGACGACTGTCCTTTCAACAAAAGACGAAGACATTGACTCGCCAGGATGGATCCTGAATCTCACTAATTGACTTATTGCGGTTTTCGCGGTTGATCAGTAGCTTGCGACGTTTTACAGATTTCAAGCGATTTGGAGCACTTGCGGTGCTGAGCCCGATGAATTTAGGGGCTTATATGCGTTTTGCTTTTGGTCGAATCAAGGGGTACAGGAGATGGCTATCTCGCTTGCATACCAGTAACTAGCCATATAGGCAGACAGCGAATGATTTCTTTCAAAAGTTGACTGGGAAATTTCCACTGGTATTCCGCTTTACATCGTGACCTAGAAAGTAATCTTTGTACCCGTGAACGCAGCCGTAGTCTGCGcctccttggccttcttcCTCGCCTCCCAACTGGGATGCAAAATCCCCTCATCGTCTTTCTTGGGCGGCGCCctcgccttcttcttctcctcaccTCTACCCCCGCGATCCCTACccttgccgccgccgccgccgccgcccaacGGGTTCGAAACGCCCTTCTTCCAAGGCTTCCTCGCTCCGCCGTCCTCGTCGGCACCCACGGCACCCTTCCTCATATCCCACCCGCTATCCCTCGCGCCGCCCGCCCCTCTCTGCCCGTTGGCCTGCTTCTTGACGTGGTTCGCCGACGCGCCGTACTTCTTCTCCCAGATGGCCTGGCGCTGTTTCTGGCCGAGCCGCTTCTTGGGCGGCGCGAGGTCGAGGTCCGAGGCCTCGGACTCGGAGTTTGAAATGTACCCGCCCATGAGCGAGGGTAGGAACGTCGTCTCGCCGGGCCGGCCTGTGGGCTTTTTGGCGCGCTTGACTTTCTTCtctttgctgctgctgctcggTTCCGGTTCCGGGGAGAGGGAGACGTTGGCGGCGTTGATGCGGCGTTGGCGGTCCGAGTCGTTGCCGCTATCTTCTGCGTCAGAGCCCGGGTCCGCCATctcttcgtcctcgtcctcgtcttcgtcgtcgcTGTTGCTCTCGTCGTCGGCCGTGTCCCCTTCGTCGGCGACTTCACTTAGTAAAGCCTTGTACCTGGCCTTGAGATCCTCGTCGGGGCTGTCTTCTTCCGAGTCGGAGCCGCCGAGCATGGCTTCCATCTTGGACAGGGccttttcctcttcttcttcgtctgAATCGATctcctcgtcgtcggcgACGTCTGCGTTCTTTCCGCCGTCCGAGGCATCGCTATCCGTTGGGATCTCGTCGTCCATCTCGTCAAATGGGTTCGGTTCCTCCTCTGCCTCTACCTCCGTCTCTTTCGGTTTAGACTCGGCCTTGGGTTTCGCGGATACATCCTTTGCATCCACCAACTTCGCCTTCTTCGATTCCCTAGGTTCATCGTCGACCTCATCCTTTGATTGCTTTTTGTTCTCAGCGGCGGCAGCAGAATCCTTCTTCCCCTTTTTGCTCTTCTTGTCTGGTATAGGTACGTTGAGGATTAGGCAAACGCCCCGCACCGCCTTGTCAACGGCCTCCCGGACATGCGGGCGGTTGAACAAGCCGCTCGTGACGTTATGCAGCGccgccttctcctcctcagaCAAATCTGGTTTTGGCACGCCCTGCTTAATCTCTTCGGGGAGAGCGGGGCTTTCGGCGATCTGCTTGATCTTGAGTAGCGAGGAGTGGAGGTGTGCGTCGGCGGTTTGCTGGAGGTTGAGGGACTGTAGGTGGAAGCAATTGTCAGCGGCGCAAACTTAGAAATGGGGAGGGGGTGAACTCTTACCTTTAACACTAAAATCTCCCTCTCCAACCGCTTGGCCTTGTCTGGCGACGCCTTGTCATCGCGCAAGCGTTTGCTGTACCGTTGACGCTCAAGGCCCTTTGCGCCTTTGATGGCCCTGAAAATTTCCTTTTTGTAGTCGGCGAGCTTCGCCTCAAGATCGTCCTCGCGCGACCTCTTTCGCTTGACCATGTTTGTCGTTTTGTTCGAGTTCCGGATCGTGCGTATTCTCTGTCGCTGGTGtaagaatattaaggtaTGCGCGGGCAACCGTCAAACCTCGAAGCTGGATCGCAACAAAAAGAAAATGTGGTTCAGCAGTGAAGATCTAATCGATAAGGCGGAACGCTGGCCGAGAAAAGGACCCGCTACGGGGCCGCATTCTGTACAATGCGATTGGTCATAACCGATAGCTGCTGTTTTTGATGGTTTTCATTGGCCACAGCTGCTCCTCCAGCGCTCATGGATGACGTTCCCTTGGATCTTGGAGGGGCACTCGAAGCACCCCGCCGTCGCAGATAGCCCGTGGACCTGTGCTATTACAAATGAGTCTTGTTTGACAGATCGTATAAGTAGTCATTTCCACGAAGGCTTTCAAAGCTAGAACTACATTTCAAATCTCTGCACTTTGTGATTTCGAAAATGGCTGATAACAAGGAAGACCTCGCTACTCTCGGAGCTGGTAGCCTCTTTGGTGTCAAGGGCATGGTTGCCGTAATCACTGGTGGTGGCTCAGGTGAGTCACTCAGGCGATAGCTTCATATCTACCGTGAAAGTGCTAAATCACTTAGGAATCGGCCTCATGATGGCCAAAGCCTTGGCTGCCAATGGCGCCGAGAAAGTCTACATCCTCGGTCGGCGCAAAGAGGTCCTGGAAGAAGCTGCGGCATCTGTGGGACCCAGCATCATTCCTCTGGTTTGCGATGTTAGTGACAAGAACAGCCTCAAAGAGGCAACCGCAGCCATCGAGAAGGAAGCCGGCTTTGTCAATCTACTCGTCTGCAATGCTGGTGTCGGCGGACCACAGGTCAAAGCCCCCACCCCCGAGACGACAGCTGAGGAATGGGCCGAGCAGCATCTTGCCCATGACATGGCCGATTACACGCGAGTCTTTGACATCAACGTCACCTCTGTGTGGTACACCGCGATGGCTTTCGTAAAGCTGCTTGACCTTGGTAACAAAAAGGGAAACCTATCACAAAGCTCCCAGGTCGTCTCGACGAGCTCCATTGCCGCCTTCAATAAGATCGCTCCCGGTGGCTGGGCGTATGGCCAATCCAAGGCGGCCGCGACGTTGGTCATCAAGCAACTGTCAAGTAACCTGCCCCGTTGGAACATCAGAGCCAACTGCATTGCTCCCGGATGTGAGTCTTCTTGCAACAGTAAGTATTCAGATCCATACTGACCCTCAACAAGTGTTCCCGAGCGAAATGTCGGCCCCAATTGCCAAGCTTTACGCCGAGGACGGCAGTGTCCCCAAGGAGATGGTGCCTCTTCAAAGAATGGGCGATTTGCAAGACATGGCAGGCGTCATGTTGTACCTTGCTTCGAGAGCTGGTGCGTATTGTAATGGCGCGGTGATAACCGTGGACGGAGGTAGACTCGGAAACTTCCCTACCACATGGCACGCTTAGACGTTCTATGGTATCCACGCGCTGGCCATGGTGTTTCGCGACCCGTTGAGAGGCGCTGCTTGTCGGTGCTGCTATTAGAGCGCTGCTGCAAATTTCAACTTAATACTTACCATCAGGCACAGATTTGAACCGCTATTTTGTTAGTAGTTAACAAAGATGAGAAGGTACATAAGCCATAGAAAGGTAGATCAATAGTAGTACGGAATACGTTACCAAGCTCAACCCTGACAACAAGTACCCATGGTTCGGTGATTTTCGGTGAGAAGTTTAGTGGGGCTTATCTCACCTGGACCCAGTTCCGGAAATACGCCGGCTAGCGTCGTCACACTCCAAAGCCCAGAAGCTAAggaggagaggaggggaGGAGAAAGCGCAGAGACGTCGGAAAAGAAGCTCAGCATCCCTCCCCCACATTCTCTTCCCTGCCCTGTCCGGCTCATGCAAGTGGCTTAGCTTTCGGGCGCGCGACACCTTGTCTCTGCCCGCTTGCCCCCAAGGCTCAAGCTGCGCGAAGCTCCGGCGTCGTCGCGATCTGAGTTTAGTGAGGTGCTCTGCTCTTTTTTGTGCCCAATATTGGTTGTCCTGGACCTTTCGACTGCGACCTGTCTGTCGCCCATCCTTTGACGTCGTTTCTTCCGTTCCCATTACTATGGTGATTTGGGCAAGGAAACGCAGACCAAAATGGACGGAGACTGGGACGAGGTACGTTGAAGCTCATTGTCACCCCTCAATGCCCGTTGCGACGCACCTTCGTCGCAAGCCTCGCATCTCTTCTCGTCTTGTTCCTAGCTTAGCTTGTGGATATCGCGCGTCTCCTCTGGTAGCCATACCTTGAACTAATCGATTTCATGGCTGATAGGTCGCTCGCATCCCCTTTCCGCCTCCGGGCATCCACGCCGCGGCGACGCCCGTGTCGACCATGACCTTTGACACGGCTCAAGAGCTGCTGTGGACAGGGAACGACTATGTACGAGCCATTGGATTCGATTTTCACCGACGACAAAGACTGATCATGTTCTAGGGCCGCGTCACGTCGTTCTACCGCAGCGAGCTTCAGCGCTATACGTCCTTCAAGGCCCATACCTCGTCCGACGGCCCGGTTAGACAAATACTCGTCAATGACAAGGGCGTCGTGGTACTTGGATCTCGAGACATCCACATGGCTTCGCGGAAAGGCCCTCCGATATGGCATATAAGGTGCGGGAGCATGAACCTGACCCATTAGAATTCTGCCTAACAGTATAAACGCAGACACGATGATATGAAAGACTTACGATGCATGAGCTTTACGTCCAAAGGGACGTCCGAAATCCTGGTCGCTGGATTCCAGGACACCATGTTTGTGATCGACCTCGCTAAGGGAGAGGTGGTCAAGCAGGTCCGTTCGATGGCGGTATGATAATGAGGACGCCTTGCTGATGAACCCAGGTTCCAACCGCGTATTCATATAAGGTTATGAAGAAAAGCAGATACATATGCGCCGCCACAGAGACCGGCACAGTCAACCTGATCGACGCGGTCAACTTCTCCGTCGTTAAGAGCTGGAACGCCCACTCCGCCTTGATCAGCGATATGGATGCTCAGCATGACTTCATCGTCACTTGCGGCTATTCACTGCGGCAGGGACGAGACTACATGCTCGACCCGTTCTTGAATGTGTTTGATATCAAGAAAATGTCGTCCATGTCGCCGATTCCGTTTCCTGCTGGGGCCGCCTTTGTCAGAATGCACCCAAGAATGTCGACGACCAGCATTGTCATGTCCACAAGTGGCCAGATGCACGTTGTTGACCTGATGAACCCAAACACTAGCAATGTGCGGCAAACCAATACGATGAACTACCTGACCATGTTCGAAATCGCCCCATCTGGCGAAGCCGTGGCTCTGGTAGATGCGGATCATAACATTCACATCTGGGGCTCCCCTTCGAAACTCCGCTTCGTCGATTTTGCCTCTCAAACTGAGTTCGCAACTCCGGAAGAGCCTCTACCTACCATAGAGTGGACTGCCGATACGTTAGTAACGCCTCTCTTTGCTGATTCTGTGACATGTGTCACGATCACTGACCTAGCACCAGACCTCTCAACTCTATTGCCATGCCGCATTACCGGGAGGCGCTGCTGTCCGCCTGGCCAGATCTTCTTTCTGATGTTGGGGCTCCTCCGACCAAACTTGAGCCACAGTTTGTTGCGGGCCTCAAACAGTCCGAATTTGGCCACTATGGACGGAATACACGGGGCCTTCGAAGGAACCAAGTTGAAGATACTCGGAACTTGGACAGAGGAAACGCTTCGGGAATCCTTGCGCCAAAGTTCCTCAGCGAGAAAGCTAGAGAGTTTGCTATGGCTACAGTCGGCAATGCCAGCGGCGACGAAAAGGTTGACGACGTTGCCCATTCTCTGATGCAAATGGAAATCGACCCTACCAAACAAGAGTGTCATCCGATGTACCGTAATGTTGAGATCAAGTACAGCAAGTTTGGTGTTGACGACTTTGACTTTGGGTATGTCAGCTTATCGCACTGAAATGGTTTGGCTTGCTAACCTTGTCTAGATTCTACAACAGAACGCAGTACTCTGGACTCGAGATCCATATCGCAAACTCATACGCCAACTCTTTGCTGCAAGTCATGAACTTTACGCCTCTAATCCGAAACATGGCTCTACAACACGCGGCCACTGCGTGTGTTACCGATACTTGTCTGTTATGCGAACTGGGTTTCTTGTTCGACATGCTCCAAAAGGCCGAAGGTTCAATCTGTCAAGCAACCAATATGCTGAAGACACTTAGCCACCACCCTCAATGTCTGTGACTTAATTCTCTGTGTCTGCGGCGAATATTGACTGTATTGTAGCCGCCAATCTTGGCCTCCTTGAAGAAGAATCGAATGGCTCTACCTTAACGGTGATGCTGCAGGGACTGACGAGGTTCCTTTTGGAGAAGATTGTCCTGGATTATCGTTCCATGCCGCCTGGCTCGAACATGATGGAGCAGGTTCGTCAAATGCAAGTTGGAAAATGTTGCAGTGGCTGACCGTCTCTAGATGCTCACAACTTCTGCAACGAGTTCGATTCGGTGTATCAACTGCAGGTTCGAATATACTCGTCCTGGATCAAATTTTGTCAACGATCTGATGTATCCGCAAACAACTGGGGCAGGGGTAAGTACAAACCACTGTAATCTTCGTCCGTGTTCTCAAATGTGTTGTCTGTCGTCTTCGGATGCCGCAACTCGCATATGGCCAGCTTCGCCGACTGCTTCGCTTCATGATTTGCGGCCGAGGGTCTCCCTTCCTGTTCAAGCGCTAATTGCTCGCAGAAGAACGTTAGCCGGGGTCAGAAAGCGCCGAAAGTGACGTTTTCACAAATTCTGAAGTCAAGTGTCGAGAGAGAAACAACGTCGAAGGGTTGGTGTGGTCGGTGCCAGCGATACCAGACTATCGCAACTCGCAAGACCATCCACAATATCCCCGCCGTCTTCATGCTGAACACAGCAATCGGGAACTCGGAGCAAAGGCGTTATTGGTCGACACCCGGATTCCTTCCGGAAGAAATTGGCGTCATAGTAGACCACGGCCAGTTCTTCTGTTATGAGGGAGAGGATCTAAAGCTCCACCTACAGCGCGGTATTCACAACATAACGGTGTATTCGCTAGTGGGCATGGCTATGAATATTGACCCAGGTCCGGGTCAAAAGCCTCATCTGGTCGCAATGGCCAACGGTACGTTATCCTCGTTGCTTGTGAAGCGGCGATGCTGACAAGTCCAAGTTGCCCATTCTCAGCCAACCGCCCCGGCTACAAGTCAATGGCATTTGTTCAATGACTTCCTAGTTCGGTCTGTGAGCACCGAGGAAGCCCTTTCGTTCCATCCGCCGTGGAAGACACCCTCGGTAATTGCTTTCCAGATCAAGGAGGCAAATAACAAGATCGATATGGACTGGAAGAAGAATATTGATACTTCCCTCCTTTACGAAGATAACAAGTTGGTTCCCTCCCTGAATGTGCCGTCATAGGTAGCCTGCTGACCTATCAAGCCCTCATAACGACGGAAAGACGTACCGAGCGCTCGATTCGGCGAGTGAAAGACCCGGGCCAGAGAGCATCGTCGCTTTAGACACGGAGTTCGTCGCCGTCCGTCAGCCCGAAATCGAGATGAACTCCGACGGCGAAAGAGAGACAATTCGGCCGATCGTGTACGCCCTAGCCAGAGCTTCCGTCGTCCGGGGGCAAGGAGAGGACGAAGGTCTGCCGTTCATCGACGACTACATCTCGATTAGAGAACCCATTGTTGATTACCTGACATCGTACTCGGGTATTACTCACGATGATCTGGATCCCCGCATATCCAAGCACAATCTTGTGCCGCTGAAGGTTGCCTACAAAAAGCTTTGGATCCTGCTGAACCTAGGCTGCAAGTTCCTCGGTCATGGCCTCAAACAGGATTTCAGAGTAATCAACATACACATACCGAAGTCCCAGGTCATCGACACGATCGATCTGTTCTTCTTGAAGTCTCGTCTTCGGAAGCTCTCGCTGGCTTTCTTGGCTTGGTACTTGCTGAAGGAAGATATCCAGCTGGAGACTCACGACTCGATCGAGGATGCTCGGACAGCTTTGAAGCTATACCGAAAGTATTTGGAGTTCGAAGATGCAGGTATCCTGGAACCGATGCTTCAAGATATCTATCGAGGCGGGCGAGACGTCAACTTCCGGCCGCCTGCTAGGAGCGGACAGGCCGCTGATGTCCAGAGAACAGACACGCCTCCCCCCTTACCCAACGAGGCACCCTCTACGCCGGGGGCCCCGGGAGGTGGAACGTCAAGTGGCGGCTTCGGGGCGGGCTCAACTTGGACACCAGGGAAGGGTTCGCCTCTTCGGTGAGGGGGTCGAAACAACGCTGAGGGCTCATCGGTAGCAGAGCTGGTTTGGAAGACGCTTCTTTCAACTTTGTTAGACAGCAGTATCAATAGAACAGCAAATCTTCTTACTGGTGATCGTCCCTTTGATTGTGGTCCTTGTTACTGTCTAGCGGTGGTTCTGCCGATGCTCATCAATCTTGTGCCGCAAACTATGGTTCGCTGATTCTAGGTGACGAATCTTTGTTGACAGAGAGAATTGAGGACCAAATTTACAGAGCTTGAAGCCAGAGGAGCTACGCGCTGTTCCTGGACGAGGTAGGCGGCAGGCTCAATCCTAATTCCGTGGAAGGCGTCGCCGCTACGATGAGCAACCACGATGCCGCGGCGCAAGGGAATGAGCTCAAATTACACCAAAAGGAAGCTGGAAGCCTTGAGAGTACTTTGTAACCAATTTTGCATACACCTCGATGCACGCTGCGACACTCCGCGATGGTTTCTTCCGACGAAGGATGGCATCCCGTGGCCGAATCCGACCTATTCCTTCGGCTACCTCAACCGCACGGCAATGCGCGGGCATAATCAGCCATCAAAATATCCCCATCGATTTACTCAATCTTTTAAACCTATTTCAACGAAAATATCTCATCTGCGCGGCGACCATTCGATGCCACGAGCCAGAAATCGACGATTCTTAGCCGGCTCTCGATGTCCTCTCGACTACAACCGCCAATTCCACCCTCGACGCGGTATCTCTCGCCACAACAGACCGTTTTCATCGGTAAAACTTGCATATAGATTTGAATAGACATAATAAAGACAATTGTACGGTTTTAATTTCTTCATATTGGATTGCGCCTCCGTCATCCCATCTATTATACCATTTTTCTTCCATCTGACAGTCCAGACGCGCTGTCCCAATTGGGCCTAGCGGGTAACTGGGTACAGGCGCTACACCATATTAGGCCTGGTTCTCAGCCCTACGAGTCGTTCTTGCAACCACCCCCTCAGGGGGTGAGCCATTCTGGCCAATCAGGTGTTACTGATCTGGGTGCACTGTCCGTCTACTTCTACCTCTCCTCCTCGAACCGCTCCCAAACCTCCTTCTTCCTTTCCTCTTCACGGTTTGATCGTTTGATGCTCTAGCTTTGCTACGATGACTTCTTTCTGCTTCTCGCCTGCTTCGGCTGCCGCCCGCCCGTCTGAGACCGGTCCGCAGTCCAGGGTTCAAGTCCCTGCCCCCGTCAACGCCAGCACCCTCGTGGCCTCGCTCGGTTCCTTCCTCCGCCGCGTCCCTCGCCTTCTCGCAGCCGCCGTCACAAGCGCTGTCCGCCCGATCCTGTAACTACTCACATCTTCAGCCTCTCTGGGTCTTTTGTCTTCTTGGTAGCTAATCAGTCTTCTCTAGCCGGTACATCGGTACCCCGACACCCCCCGCGATGCTTGCC
The window above is part of the Colletotrichum lupini chromosome 9, complete sequence genome. Proteins encoded here:
- a CDS encoding NADH-ubiquinone oxidoreductase 30.4 kDa subunit, with the translated sequence MVKRKRSREDDLEAKLADYKKEIFRAIKGAKGLERQRYSKRLRDDKASPDKAKRLEREILVLKSLNLQQTADAHLHSSLLKIKQIAESPALPEEIKQGVPKPDLSEEEKAALHNVTSGLFNRPHVREAVDKAVRGVCLILNVPIPDKKSKKGKKDSAAAAENKKQSKDEVDDEPRESKKAKLVDAKDVSAKPKAESKPKETEVEAEEEPNPFDEMDDEIPTDSDASDGGKNADVADDEEIDSDEEEEEKALSKMEAMLGGSDSEEDSPDEDLKARYKALLSEVADEGDTADDESNSDDEDEDEDEEMADPGSDAEDSGNDSDRQRRINAANVSLSPEPEPSSSSKEKKVKRAKKPTGRPGETTFLPSLMGGYISNSESEASDLDLAPPKKRLGQKQRQAIWEKKYGASANHVKKQANGQRGAGGARDSGWDMRKGAVGADEDGGARKPWKKGVSNPLGGGGGGGKGRDRGGRGEEKKKARAPPKKDDEGILHPSWEARKKAKEAQTTAAFTGTKITF
- a CDS encoding PAB-dependent poly(A)-specific ribonuclease subunit PAN2, giving the protein MADNKEDLATLGAGSLFGVKGMVAVITGGGSGIGLMMAKALAANGAEKVYILGRRKEVLEEAAASVGPSIIPLVCDVSDKNSLKEATAAIEKEAGFVNLLVCNAGVGGPQVKAPTPETTAEEWAEQHLAHDMADYTRVFDINVTSVWYTAMAFVKLLDLGNKKGNLSQSSQVVSTSSIAAFNKIAPGGWAYGQSKAAATLVIKQLSSNLPRWNIRANCIAPGLFPSEMSAPIAKLYAEDGSVPKEMVPLQRMGDLQDMAGVMLYLASRAGAYCNGATFYGIHALAMVFRDPLRGAACRTHGSVIFVPEIRRLASSHSKAQKLRRRGGEEKAQRRRKRSSASLPHILFPALSGSCKWLSFRARDTLSLPACPQGSSCAKLRRRRDLSLVRCSALFCAQYWLSWTFRLRPVCRPSFDVVSSVPITMVIWARKRRPKWTETGTRYVEAHCHPSMPVATHLRRKPRISSRLVARIPFPPPGIHAAATPVSTMTFDTAQELLWTGNDYGRVTSFYRSELQRYTSFKAHTSSDGPVRQILVNDKGVVVLGSRDIHMASRKGPPIWHIRHDDMKDLRCMSFTSKGTSEILVAGFQDTMFVIDLAKGEVVKQVPTAYSYKVMKKSRYICAATETGTVNLIDAVNFSVVKSWNAHSALISDMDAQHDFIVTCGYSLRQGRDYMLDPFLNVFDIKKMSSMSPIPFPAGAAFVRMHPRMSTTSIVMSTSGQMHVVDLMNPNTSNVRQTNTMNYLTMFEIAPSGEAVALVDADHNIHIWGSPSKLRFVDFASQTEFATPEEPLPTIEPLNSIAMPHYREALLSAWPDLLSDVGAPPTKLEPQFVAGLKQSEFGHYGRNTRGLRRNQVEDTRNLDRGNASGILAPKFLSEKAREFAMATVGNASGDEKVDDVAHSLMQMEIDPTKQECHPMYRNVEIKYSKFGVDDFDFGFYNRTQYSGLEIHIANSYANSLLQVMNFTPLIRNMALQHAATACVTDTCLLCELGFLFDMLQKAEGSICQATNMLKTLSHHPQSANLGLLEEESNGSTLTVMLQGLTRFLLEKIVLDYRSMPPGSNMMEQMLTTSATSSIRCINCRFEYTRPGSNFVNDLMYPQTTGAGKNVSRGQKAPKVTFSQILKSSVERETTSKGWCGRCQRYQTIATRKTIHNIPAVFMLNTAIGNSEQRRYWSTPGFLPEEIGVIVDHGQFFCYEGEDLKLHLQRGIHNITVYSLVGMAMNIDPGPGQKPHLVAMANVAHSQPTAPATSQWHLFNDFLVRSVSTEEALSFHPPWKTPSVIAFQIKEANNKIDMDWKKNIDTSLLYEDNNPHNDGKTYRALDSASERPGPESIVALDTEFVAVRQPEIEMNSDGERETIRPIVYALARASVVRGQGEDEGLPFIDDYISIREPIVDYLTSYSGITHDDLDPRISKHNLVPLKVAYKKLWILLNLGCKFLGHGLKQDFRVINIHIPKSQVIDTIDLFFLKSRLRKLSLAFLAWYLLKEDIQLETHDSIEDARTALKLYRKYLEFEDAGILEPMLQDIYRGGRDVNFRPPARSGQAADVQRTDTPPPLPNEAPSTPGAPGGGTSSGGFGAGSTWTPGKELVWKTLLSTLLDSSINRTANLLTGDRPFDCGPCYCLAVVLPMLINLVPQTMSLKPEELRAVPGRGRRQAQS